GGCTGTTGGTGCAGGTGCAGAAGAGGACCGCCCCCATCTCCTCCGGCGTCCGTCCGGCCCGCTCCAGCGCGCTCGCCGCCGCGTCGAGGGCGAGGTTCTCGAGGCCGCCCGCGGTATAGCAGCGGCTCTCGATACCGGTCCTGGCGGCGATCTGCGCGGCGCTCATCGGCGACCAACTGGAGGCCGAGTTGCGGATGATGTCGTCGTTCGTGCACGGAATCTCGCCGCGGCGCACCGCGAGGGCCTCGATGTGCGGCTGCACGCGGAACTGGGACCGTACCCGTACCGGCGCCAACGGTGCGGTCGGCTGCCGCGGCGGCCGGGCCGGGGGGATGCAGGGACGGCGCGGCGCGCCGTTCTTCACGCGTCGGATGAAGTCCATCACGTCCGGGGTGCGGGGGTGGTAGACGACCACGACGTCATCGTCCTGCAGGGCGCCGATCGGGACCAGTCCGGTGTCCGAGCGGTCCCACGGATACTGGTTGTGCAGCGTCATCGCCCAGCGGCGGAGGGCCTCGAGCTCGGGCACGCTCTCGTGGCAGTCGAGGATGTCCTCCAGGCTGAAGCGGGGATGGTCCGGCTCGTACGATCCGACACGGTACACGAGCTGCGAGCCGGTGGCGCCCGCCTCGGCGACCGTCGGCTTGATCGCCGGCAGATCGGTCGCATGGTGCCGCTTGTGGCGAAAGACGTCGAAGAGCATGCGGTACAGGTCGTCCTCGACCTCGGCCGACCACGCCGCGGGAAGTTGCCGGTAGCACGACTCGACGGCCGCCACCTTGCGTTCGCCGTCCTCCCACGGGGTCAGCGCCGGAATGAAGATGTCGTCGCGCCGCCGGGGCACGTCCCGCCAGCGGGTCGGCCGCTTCTCGTACATCGTGATCACGTACCGGTTCATCCAGAACAGATGCAGTCCCAGGTCGCGCAGCAGCTCGTAGCGATTGGCGTAGCCGCCCGATTCCGCCCGCGCGGCGATCTCCGAACCGGTCGGCGCCTTGGCCTCGAAGTCGCGCCGCACGATGGCGGCGAGGTCATCGACGGTGTCGATGGACGAGAAGTCCGGCTCGGGAAAGAAGTTGGATGGGAAGACGAGGCGGTGGTGCGAGTTCACGACGAATGGCTTCATCTGGTTCCATCTCCGGCCCCCGCGCCCGGTTTCCGCAGCGACGCCGCGGCTCCACGGGGCGGGTTCAGGCAGGCCCGACGCCAGCGTCGTCGGGCGGGTGATAGCGAGCCGCCAGGGTGGCGGCTGCCGGCATGGGAGCCGGCATTCCTGTCG
The sequence above is drawn from the Acidobacteriota bacterium genome and encodes:
- a CDS encoding ketoacyl-ACP synthase III, which translates into the protein MKPFVVNSHHRLVFPSNFFPEPDFSSIDTVDDLAAIVRRDFEAKAPTGSEIAARAESGGYANRYELLRDLGLHLFWMNRYVITMYEKRPTRWRDVPRRRDDIFIPALTPWEDGERKVAAVESCYRQLPAAWSAEVEDDLYRMLFDVFRHKRHHATDLPAIKPTVAEAGATGSQLVYRVGSYEPDHPRFSLEDILDCHESVPELEALRRWAMTLHNQYPWDRSDTGLVPIGALQDDDVVVVYHPRTPDVMDFIRRVKNGAPRRPCIPPARPPRQPTAPLAPVRVRSQFRVQPHIEALAVRRGEIPCTNDDIIRNSASSWSPMSAAQIAARTGIESRCYTAGGLENLALDAAASALERAGRTPEEMGAVLFCTCTNSRLLPSAATWLSGQLGMFQTHTSVDLVAACAGFPYGLADAVRILQEVRRPILLVCAEKFSDKVGSVRTSRMIFGDGAAALVVAPVAAGAPGDVDVLQTYASGPASQVNSIIWPNVEFGCDITVYGPEVKALVKRYLEQMIGELQTLPHPDGGPGTLIDAIDLIVPHQANKRMVIDLAEQAGIGRDRMYFNIARVGNTSAASIPLAIHDAVRDGVISTPTRVFTPGFGAGAVAGYAVLRIDPAVVAQERATPLATDDGLSPAFPHVAAATDAEAALAG